The Poriferisphaera corsica DNA segment GGTTATACACAGCGATTAAAAACACAAACAATAACGACAACTTTCACAACAGGAATCATGACCCCATGGACACCCTGCAAGCCATTGCTGAACGCCGCTCAATCAAGCATTTCGACCCTAACCACACCATGACCGAAGAAGAGCGCAACACCCTTCTCTCCCACGCCATCCTCACACCCAGCTCCTTCAACATCCAGAATTGGCGGATTGTTGACGTCCAAAACCAATCACTCCGTCAACAAATTCGCGAAGCCGCCTGGGATCAAGCCCAAGTCACCGACGCATCCATGCTCCTGCTCATTTGCGCCGACCTCAAATCCTGGAAAAAACATCCCGAACGCTATTGGCAAGACGCACCCGATCCCGCACGTGAAATGATCGTCCCCATGATCGCACCCTTCTACTCTGGCAAGCCCGAACTCCAGCGCGACGAAGCCATGCGATCCACCGGCCTCATCGCTCAAACACTCATGCTCTCTGCCAAAACACTCGGCTACGACTCCTGCCCCATGATCGGATTCGATCCCAAACAAGTCTCCGAAATCATCAAGCTCCCCGAAGACCACACCATCGGCATGATGCTCACCATCGGCAAAGCAACCCAACCCGCATGGCCCCGCCCCGGCCAACTCCCCCTCAACGAAATCGTTGTCACCAACAATTTTTAGGTCGTATCATTTAGCTTCCAAGCCCGCCCTTGAACCGGCGCACAAACAAACCAGCACCCAAAAGCCACGCACCTCCGCGTGGCTTTTTCTTTCATCATATTTTCACAGCCCAATCACACAAACTGCCCACCATAAACCTCATCAATCACCTTTCGTTTACGCTCTGATATTTTCTCCCCACACTCCGGGCACTCATCCCGGCTCGTCACCCGCAAGTCGTACCCACACTTCCCACACAACGTGTTATCTACAAAAACATGCTTATTCTCATATTCTTTCCAAATCACTTTCGTCCTTGCCCACTTATCTCCCACCCGGTAACCCCGGCACAAAAACCCGCCGACAACAAGATACAGCCCAATCACACCCAACCACGAACACCAAATCAGAAAACAACACAACAGCGTATAAA contains these protein-coding regions:
- a CDS encoding nitroreductase family protein, translating into MDTLQAIAERRSIKHFDPNHTMTEEERNTLLSHAILTPSSFNIQNWRIVDVQNQSLRQQIREAAWDQAQVTDASMLLLICADLKSWKKHPERYWQDAPDPAREMIVPMIAPFYSGKPELQRDEAMRSTGLIAQTLMLSAKTLGYDSCPMIGFDPKQVSEIIKLPEDHTIGMMLTIGKATQPAWPRPGQLPLNEIVVTNNF